ACATTATAAATAAAAGCCGATTAATATGCTTATTCTATATTTTCATAATGCACTTTATTAAATTACTCTGCCCAACTGTTAAGATAATTCTTTTGCTCTTTTGAAAGCTTATCTATTTTAACTCCCCATGATTTTAGCTTCATGGTTGCAACCTTTTGGTCAATATCAACCGGGACATCTATTACCTTGTTTCCCAGCTTATTATAATTTTTAAGCATGTACTCAGCTGAAAGAGCCTGAAGTGCAAAACTCATATCCATAATCTCCGCAGGATGTCCGTCACCTGCTGCAAGATTTACCAGTCTGCCTTCTGCAAGAAGATTTATCCATCTTCCATTCTCCATCTTGTATCCTGTTATATTATTTCTCTGAATCTGCTTCTCAACAGCTATCTTTTCCAATTCTTCAACCGACACCTCAACATCAAAATGGCCCGCATTACAGAGAATAACTCCATCTTTCATAAGATTGAAATGTTCAGCAGTAATAACATCTCGGCAGCCTGTTACGGTTATAAAGTAATCACCGATTTTTGCAGCATCAGACATTTTCATTACCTTGAATCCATCCATTACTGCTTCTGCTGCCTTAATAGGATCAACTTCAGTAACAATTACACTGGCACCAAAGCCTTTAGCCCTCATAGCAATACCCTTGCCGCACCATCCGTATCCTGCCACAACCACATTCTTTCCTGCTACAATAAGGTTGGTTGTCCTGTTTATGCCGTCCCAAACCGATTGTCCCGTTCCATACCTGTTATCAAACAAAAACTTGCAGTTTGCATTATTTACCGCAACCATCGGAAATCTCAATATTTCTTCTTTTTCCATTGCCTTTAAACGAAGAACTCCTGTGGTTGTTTCTTCGCATCCGCCCATTATATGCGGAAGAAGCTCTTTTCTCTTGGTATGCAGAAGATTAACCAAATCGCCCCCGTCATCAATGATAATATTTGGCTTGTATCCTAAGGCAAGATTCAAATGCTCCTCATATTCCTCTTTGGTTGAGTTGTACCATGCGTATACATCAAGTCCGTCAGCAACAAGGCCTGCGGCTACGTCATCCTGAGTGGATAACGGATTACTGCCTGTAACTGAAACCTCTCCTCCACCGATTGCAAATAATTTTGCAAGATAAGCTGTTTTAGCCTCCAGATGAACTGAAACAACAACTCTTACTCCGTTAAAAGGCTTTGTCTCCCTGAACTCATCCTCAAGGCTTCTGAGAAGAGGCATATTCTTTCTTACCCATTCAATTTTCTGTTTTCCTTTATCAGCTAAAGAAATGTCACGGATAACGCTTTTCATAAACCTAACCCCCATCTTTAAATTATCTTCAGTATGTACCTCTACGGCAAACGCTTAATCAATCAGCATACTTTGCTTGATTGCATACATGAATAAATAATCTCCTAAAATATTTTTTCAAAGCCGGATAAAATTATACATTCTATAATAAATATATCTTATTTTAAATTATAATTCTATGTTATTGTAAATAATTCTATGTTATTGTAAAAAATCCTGCAAAAGCAGTCAAATTATAATAGCCCCATCAATGCTTTATCTTAATGACATTTGATGTTTTTTTCGTCTGTTTCTTTCTTGCAGGCTTCTTAGATATGGTAAAAATATAGTTTTCCCCGGAATTATTATCCCAGTTATCTGCCGAATCCTTAAAACAAATACCGCAGATTTTACCCTCTTGTATATCAATTTCGGCTTCAAATATGCCGTTTAGATTTTTCATAGGAACAAAGGATCTATTATCCCAGTTTTCCCCATAACCTATATGAACATATATACCCTCTGCTCCAGCCTGGCTAAGTAATCCATTATATTTAAGAATTACCTTGTCGCCACTGTATAATGTCTTTTTTGATAAGAATACTCCATTACTATCATAACTTTTTTGTGCCATGCTGTACCCCCTCAATTCACATGTATAGCATAATTAACATACTTTTACAGTGTATTATACTATAGGTTTACGCTTATGTCAAAAAATACCATATACCTTTTAAAAATATGGACTTATAAGCTTTTCGATAGTAGGATGTATCCCCAGTGTCTCTTTAAGCTTTTTGTATTCATTTATGAGACTGTAGTTTATACTCCCTGCTTTTTCCGCTCTTATCATAAGATTTTTAGGTGTTTCAAGAGGGGAAACATATTCTACAATAGATACCTTATACCCAAGTGCCTCAAGAATCAATAAACGTATACCGTCCGTAAGTATGTCCGCGAGTCGTGCTTTCAGAACTCCATGCTTTGTAATACTATGAAGCATATCAAAAGAATACTGGCTTAATATTTCCTTTTGGCAGCAGGGAACCACCACCATAGCCTTGGCGTTATTCCTCACAGCCAGACTTATTGCCTCATCGGTAGCTGTATCACAGGCATGGAGACTTATTACAAGATGAATATCCTTTTCCGCAGTATAATCCCTTATGTCAGTTATCCTGAAGTTCATATTTTTATAGCCAAGATTTTCTGCAATTCTATAGGATGCGTCAATTACGATTTTAGAAATATCCAGACCTGTAAAATAACAGTTCTTTTTCAGGACATCCTTAATATAATAGTTCAGAACAAAGGAAAGGTACGATTTTCCGCAGCCGCAGTCGATTATGTTCAGACTTCCGTATTTTGAACATAGAGTTTTAAGCATATCATCAACCAATTCAATATAGTGATCAATCTGGTTGTATTTCCTGATCATATCATTTCTGATTTTACCGTTCTCTCCGAGAATACCAATTGCCTTTAACACATCATCCGCGGGTCCGACTTTTATAAAGTAGTCCCTGTTGGCAATCTGTGCAGTTTCGTTATGACCCTTGCAAGCTTCTGTTGCTTTTGTATCCTTGGACCTCATTTTCACATTTTTGTCGTCGGCTTCAATTATTATTGAAGTCCCTCGTTCTTCATATACAAGAGTTAAGGCCTCATAGCTTTCGGCGATCTTTGAAACTCTTGCAGAAAGCCAGGAAATCTCCAGTCTGTCTG
This genomic stretch from Ruminiclostridium cellulolyticum H10 harbors:
- a CDS encoding adenosylhomocysteinase; protein product: MKSVIRDISLADKGKQKIEWVRKNMPLLRSLEDEFRETKPFNGVRVVVSVHLEAKTAYLAKLFAIGGGEVSVTGSNPLSTQDDVAAGLVADGLDVYAWYNSTKEEYEEHLNLALGYKPNIIIDDGGDLVNLLHTKRKELLPHIMGGCEETTTGVLRLKAMEKEEILRFPMVAVNNANCKFLFDNRYGTGQSVWDGINRTTNLIVAGKNVVVAGYGWCGKGIAMRAKGFGASVIVTEVDPIKAAEAVMDGFKVMKMSDAAKIGDYFITVTGCRDVITAEHFNLMKDGVILCNAGHFDVEVSVEELEKIAVEKQIQRNNITGYKMENGRWINLLAEGRLVNLAAGDGHPAEIMDMSFALQALSAEYMLKNYNKLGNKVIDVPVDIDQKVATMKLKSWGVKIDKLSKEQKNYLNSWAE
- a CDS encoding carbohydrate-binding protein, yielding MAQKSYDSNGVFLSKKTLYSGDKVILKYNGLLSQAGAEGIYVHIGYGENWDNRSFVPMKNLNGIFEAEIDIQEGKICGICFKDSADNWDNNSGENYIFTISKKPARKKQTKKTSNVIKIKH
- a CDS encoding class I SAM-dependent methyltransferase encodes the protein MNKKSVQKLVLFLTGLEQRVVDNSSFFKGIVIKLKSGTKQYEANITLKDGKLFLNYNGRTDRLEISWLSARVSKIAESYEALTLVYEERGTSIIIEADDKNVKMRSKDTKATEACKGHNETAQIANRDYFIKVGPADDVLKAIGILGENGKIRNDMIRKYNQIDHYIELVDDMLKTLCSKYGSLNIIDCGCGKSYLSFVLNYYIKDVLKKNCYFTGLDISKIVIDASYRIAENLGYKNMNFRITDIRDYTAEKDIHLVISLHACDTATDEAISLAVRNNAKAMVVVPCCQKEILSQYSFDMLHSITKHGVLKARLADILTDGIRLLILEALGYKVSIVEYVSPLETPKNLMIRAEKAGSINYSLINEYKKLKETLGIHPTIEKLISPYF